Part of the Tetragenococcus koreensis genome, CTGCAAAGTTTGCCGATAATATCCAAATGCTCGTTTTTTCCGCTACAATTCCAGAAAGACTACGGCCATTTTTGAAAAAATATTTAACCCATCCGATAATTGAAGAAATCAAGCCACAAAATTTACTTTCTGAAACGATTGAAAATTGGCTAATTTCTACCAAAGGAAAAGATAGAAATCAACTGATTTACCAATTATTGACTATCGGTCAGCCTTATCTAGCAGTTGTTTTTGCTAATACAAAAGAACATGTAGATGAAATTAGCGAATTTTTGCAAAATCAAGGCTTAAAAGTTGCAAAAATCCATGGAGGTATTCCGTCTAGAGAACGTAAACGGGTCATGCGTCAGATTCAACATTTAGATTATCAATATGTAGTAGCAACAGACCTTGCTGCTCGTGGGATCGATATTGAAGGTATCAGTCATGTTATCAATGCTGAATTGCCTCGTGACTTGGACTTCTTTATCCATCGAGTCGGACGCACAGGACGAAATCAATTAAAAGGTACCGCTATTACGTTGTATGAACCGAGTGATGAACGGGCGATTAATGATTTGGAAAAACTGGGAATTGTTTTTGAACCTAAAGAAATCAAACAAGACGAAATTGTCGCAACCTATGATCGTAACCGCCGTCAAAAACGTGAAAAAACGGAAGAAGAACTAGATCCCGAAATGATTGGTTATGTTAAAAAGCAAAAAAAAAAAGTGAAACCTGGTTATAAGAAAAAAATCAAACAAGAAATCAATAAAAGTAATCAGGAAAAACGCAAGCTGGAACGGCGCAGACAACAACGTAGCGCCAAAAAACAAAAAAAAGATTTCAATCGTTAAAGGAATTTTTTCATTTTTACACAAGGAATCCCATCTTCTAAAAATTCTTCTGTTATCGTCTTATAGCCATTTTTTTGGTAGAAGGGGATCACTGGTTTTTCTGCTGAAAGCAGGGAGTACTGGTAACCTTGTGTAATTGCCTTTTGTTCAAAAGCTTTTAATAAGGCAGTTCCAACGCCACGATTTCTGGCTTTTTTAGCTACACAAAAACGATCAGGATAAATCGTCTGATGATCGTAAGCCTCATATCGGATCGTGGCAATAGGTTCTTTTTGTGCGAAAATAACAAAATAGAAAGCATTTGAATTAGCCAATTCATCAAATTCTAAGTGTGGTTCAATCTTTTGTTCGAGAACAAATACTTGATAACGAAGATAAAAAGCAGCTGCTTTGATCCAATTATCTTTACCAAAATAAGTCGTGTCTGTTTTAGTTAAAGCTTGCTGCCACTCTTTTTGACGCTTTTTCGCACGACTGTTATTGGCACCACTCGTTGAAAGACAACTATAGATGGTAAGATCAGAAAAAAGTTGATGCGCTATAATTTCCTGATAGGCGATTTTACCATTGGCGACGATTGTTTTAATCGCTGTTTTTTTAAGGAGCTCGTTAAAGTCATTCAAATCATGCTGGGTAAAGTGATGATCCATGCTACCTTTACGTTCAAAAGTTTGGTAGACATCCCATAGGCCAATGTGATGGTCTAACAGAACTTGTAAACGCTTTTTATAATCTATCGGATCAGACACTTGTAAAGCAGTAAAGATAACCTGCCAGAAGCGATTGGCCTTATTGCCGTAGTATTGCTGTTTTTCTAATGATTGAACACTTGGCGCGCTACCTAAGATTAAAATTTCAGTTTCTTCATTATAAATTGGTGCTAAACCAGTTTGCATGATCTATCAACTCCTGACGGAATTTATCTATTGAATGAATACTATACTTTATTTTACCAAAAAGATGTGAGAATGAGGGGGAAAAAAGTGAATATTTTTGAGGCTTTGGAATGGGCTCAGTGGAAGACGCTTTCGCTTGAATTAAAAACACAAGTGATGAATCAAGTATTGATGTATTTTGTAAGCCCGCTTAAAAAAGTTTCTGATGTTACGTATCAGCAATTTGAATTAGACGGTGTCAAATGCGACACTTTTGAATGCTCAATTGATGGTGAGCGTTTTGTTTTAGTACCAGGTAATAAAGCAGCAATACTGGGTTGGGAATCTGGGATACAAGGAATTGCACGCAACTACTGGGATCAAAAACCTGAGCAAAAGACTGAGGCATTTGACCGGATTGTAAAAAACTACGGGTTAAAAACAGCCGAAGACTGGGATATTTTTGTAAACGAATCGGCTTCTCCTTTACGTAAACGGGCTATTGCACCAATGCTAGTTCAGAAAAGAGCACAACCAGTTGGAACAACTTATATTGGCGATTTGGATATAATTACTGGTGAATTTGAAGGCCGTTCAGAAGATTTTGCGCCGATCAAACATTCATTTTTCGACCATTTTAAACAGCCGCAAACTTTTGAAGAGAGCCTTTATGCTGAAGTTCCGCTAGAGATCTCTGAAGAAAATCAATTTTATGCGTTTCTTTCTGAAAAAAATGAAAAATATGCTATCTATACCCATGAAAATTGTCATTTTCATCGCTTAAAAGAAAAAATGGATGAACAACTTTTTGACTTATTAACAGAAGATCAGTGGGAATATGCCGTTTCAGGCGCAACACGTAAATTATTTCGCTGGGGGAATGATATAGCAGAAGATGACACCTATTATGGTAAACAGACTGCTAAAAAAATACGACAAGCGAATATGTTTGGTTTACATTTTGCTGACGATTTGAGTTACTGGGAGGTAACCAATTCTATGTATTTGAAATCAGAAAAAGCAGAAAAGGTCGGTCATCGATTGTTTGACCATCTTCCGCTAGCCTCTTATTATCGTTCACGCAAAATTTTAGCAGAAGATGAAATCATGAATCTTTGGGATTTTCGTTTTCGTCATGCAATCATTATTCAAAACAACTGAAATTTTTACAGATAGGCGTTGAAATTGATTGACATTTTCTGAAAATTTGCCTATACTTTGAAAGGTATAAAGGACATGATCAGAAACGCACGTCTTTTACAGAAAGTTTTTTCGTGCTGAGAGAAAAAGCAAGACGTTTTTTGGTTGCTCCCTTTAAAATGATTGATAGAAATATCAACGCGGCTTTGGCGTTATTGAAGTATAAGAGGTAATGATCGACATCATTGCAAGCAAGGTGGTACCGCGTGTAGACGTCCTTGGTTTGCAAAGGTGTCTTTTTAATTTTTATGACAAAAAAACAATTTTTTTTAGTACTTTTATAAGGAGAATGATTATGAAAAATTTATCAAGTTCTGAAGTTCGACAAATGTTTTTAGATTTTTTCAAATCAAAGGGACATTCAATTGAACCCAGTGCTTCATTAGTGCCTGTGGATGATCCAACACTACTCTGGATTAATTCGGGTGTTGCTACATTAAAAAAATATTTTGATGGTACAATTGTTCCGGATAACTTACGAATTGCGAATGCGCAAAAATCAATTCGTACGAATGATATTGAAAATGTAGGACGAACAGCTCGTCACCAAACGATGTTTGAAATGTTAGGTAATTTCTCTTTAGGCGATTATTTTAAAGAAGAAGCAATTCATTGGGCTTGGGAATTTTTAACTTCACCTAAATGGATTGGTTTTGACCCGGAAAAACTGTATGTAACAGTTTATCCTAATGATAAGGAAGCAAAGCGAATCTGGCAGGAAGAAATCGGGCTTTCACAAGATCATATCATTGAAATTGAAGATAACTTTTGGGATATAGGTGCAGGCCCAAGTGGTCCTGATACTGAAATTTTTTACGACCGTGGTCAAAAATTTAATGATTTACCTGAAGATGATCCTGAAAATTATCCAGGTGGAGAAAATGAACGCTATTTAGAAATTTGGAATCTGGTCTTTTCTGAATTTAACCACAAACCTGATGATACTTATGAAACGCTACCTAATAAAAATATTGATACAGGTATGGGATTAGAACGGATTGTTTCAGTTATTCAAGATGCGCCTACAAACTTTGAAACAGACCTATTTATGCCTACTATTCGAGAAATTGAACGAATTAGTGGTGAAGTTAAATACGGTGAAAATTCTGTCACAGATATTTCTTTTCGAGTTATTGCTGATCACATTCGAGCTTTATCGTTTGCGATTGCAGATGGCGCGCTGCCTTCCAATGAAGGAAGAGGTTACGTGTTGCGTCGTTTATTGCGCCGGGCGGATATGCATGGTCAAAAATTAGGCATTAACCAGGCTTTTCTTTATCGCCTAGTAACTACGGTTGGTAAAATCATGGCTAGTTATTATCCTGAAGTATTGCAGCAACAAGAATTTATTGAAAAAGTCATCAAAACAGAAGAAGAACGGTTTTATGAAACAATTAATGAAGGTCTAGCTATTTTAAACCAATTATTGGAAAAAGAAAAAAATGAGCAAGCGCAAATTATTAATGGTGCTGACATTTTTAAATTATATGATACCTATGGATTTCCAGTAGAGTTAACCGAAGAAATTGCTGAAGAGGCTGGTTTTGAAGTAGATCATGCAGGCTTTGAACGTGAAATGAGTGCTCAACGTCAGCGCGCACGTGCTGCTAGAAGTAATGAACAATCAATGGGGATACAATCTTCATTATTGACTGAGATTGATGTCATTAGCCAATATGTGGGCTATACGACTTTAGAAGCTCAAAGCGAACTGTCTCTTTTAATCCAAGATGACGAATTTGTTGATCATTTAGATACTGGACAGGCAGAAGCTATTTTTTCACAAACGCCGTTTTATGCGGAAATGGGTGGACAAGTTGCTGATACAGGCGTTATCATTGATCAAAATGGCGAAACTTGTGCTGTTGTGACTGATGTCCAAAAAGCTCCTAAAGGACAATATTTGCATCAAGTCAAAGTTAAAAAAAGTCTACAAAAGGGACAAAGTTATACGTTAAAAGTCGACCAAGCTCGGCATAACCGAATTATCAAAAATCATACAGCTACACATTTGCTGCATAAGGCATTAAAAGAAGTCTTAGGAAGCCATACCAACCAAGCGGGCTCACTAGTAGCACCCGAACATTTACGATTTGATTTCACCTATTTTGGCCAGATTACGGCAAAAGAACTTCGTGAAATGGAAAGAATCGTCAATGAAAAAATCTGGGAAGCTTTACCTGTAACGACTATCGAAACGGATATCAATACTGCTAAAAATATGGGTGCTATGGCTTTATTTGGTGAAAAGTATGGCAAAGAAGTCCGAGTCGTCAATGTAGCGGATTGGTCGATTGAACTTTGTGGTGGTAATCATGTAAAAAACACTGAAGATATTGGGATTTTCAAAATTGTTTCTGAATCAGGGATTGGTGCAGGTGTTAGAAGAATCGATGCAGTAACCAGTAAAGAAGCCTATCAGCAATTCAGCGAACAAGAAGATGAGTTGCGTAAAGCGGCCGATATTCTTAAATTACCAAGAATCAATGAAGTAGTGAATAAAACTGAGCAATTACAACAAGAAATACAACAATTACAACAAGAAAATGAGCAACTATCTAGCAAGATAGCTAATCAACAAGCTGAAGATGTTTTTAAAGAGATAAAATATGCCCATGATATTTCCTATGTTGCTGCTCAGGTAAACGTTAAAGATATGAACCAATTGAGACAACTAGCCGATCAGTGGAAACAACAAAATATTTCTGACGTGCTAGTTTTAGCGACAGAAAACAACGGAAAAGCGAATCTTTTAACTGCCGTTTCTCCGGATACAGTTGATAAAGGTATCAAAGCAGGTGATTTGATTAAAGCAATTGCACCTCAAGTCGCTGGTGGCGGTGGCGGACGCGCGGATATGGCTCAAGCTGGCGGGAAAAAACCTGAGGGAATTCCTCAAGCATTAGAAGAAGCTGGGCGTTGGTTGCAAGGATAACCATTAAATAGGTGAGGGAAAATAAAAGCTCATTTGCTAATTTTCCCTATCTTATTGTATTTACTTATAGTTATTAGTTGTTATTCTTAAGTATTTCAGGATAAAATGGGTTTCTAGTATGATTTTTATTTACTTTATTCATTGATTTTTGACTATAGCAAGGAGTTCCTGACAATGCTTGAGCGTTTAGTAGAAAGAATTATAAAAAATAAGAATAAAGAAGAACAGCGTACAAAGGTGGGACAACTTGCTGGTGTGTTAGGACTAGTTTCTAATGTTGTCTTATTCTTAGGAAAATTATTAATTGGTTTTATTGCTAGTTCTGTTTCAATCATGGCTGACGCAGTCAATAGTTTATCCGATATGATTTCCTCAGTTTTAACGTTAATCGGTTTTAAAATTGCGGCCAAACCAGCGGATAAAGAGCACCCTTATGGACATGAACGTTTCGAATATATTAGCGGTTTGGCTGTTTCGTTTGTAATTATTATAGTAGGTGTGCAATTTTTACAAACGTCTTTTAATAAGATACTGGAACCAACAGATACCATTTTTTCGATTCGTGTATTTATTGTCTTGTTAGCTTCAATTATTATCAAGATTTGGCAAGGAAAGATGTATGTAGGACTTGCGAAAAAAATAGATTCGCAAACATTAAAGGCTTCAGGTAAAGATAGTTTCAACGATATATTTACCACCGGTACCGTCTTGCTTTCTGCTCTGATTGAATATTTAACAAATTGGCGCATTGATGGTTTTATCGGATTTATTTTAGCACTTTACATTATTTACACTGGAATCCGAATGATTAAAGATTTTATTGATGAGTTATTAGGCAGCCGGCCTTCTGATCAAGAGATTCAAATTATGGAAGCGCGCCTTGCAAACTATCCTTCAATTTTAGGTTATCATGATTTATTAATTCATAATTATGGGCCTCAAAGTAAGTTTGCTTCAGTACATATTGAAGTCGATGCTTGTTGGAGTTTGACTTATGCTCATCAAATCATTGATATGATAGAAAAAGATTTTCAAAAAAACCTTGATGTAGATTTGGTTTGTCATTTAGACCCAGTTGCCATTCATGATACCCAATATCTGCAGGTTAACGAAGAGCTGACGAATATCTTAGCTGATTTAGGTGAAGGGCTCAAAATGCATGATTTGCGTATAAAAGGGAATAATACATTACAATTTGATTTAGTGATACCAGAAGGAGTTACTGAAGATGAAAATCAACTACTAGAAGAAATACGTCAACTAGTTATTGAAAGAATCGGTAATTATCACTTAGACGTAAGGCTTGATCATAATTATTTACTATGAGGGGGACCTAATGGATTTAAGAACAGACTTAACCATTTTATATCAGATTTTTTTAGGTTTAATTTTTATTAATACTGTGGTTGCATTTATTACTGTATTTCGTAGGCCTCGATCAATTACGAGTATCCTTGCGTGGATGATGACCTTGGTTTTCGTTCCAGGTTTGGGGGTTATTTTGTATGCTTTTTGCGGCAGAGGAATTGATAGAGAGACTGTCTATCTGTTTAGTGAATTACATCAAAAACGTATTAAAGAAATTAACGAAATGATTGAAGAAAATAATAAAAATTATGCGCCTAAAACTTATCCTTATGAAGCGGTTTTATTAAAAAAATATTTTGCTGACATGGAAGAGTCTCCATTAACTAGAGGAAACCACGTCGAATTTTTTACGGATGGCAAAGAAAAATTTACCCATCTATTTGCAGATATAAAAAAAGCTGTGGACAGTATCCATGTGGAATACTATGCTTTTTTTGATGATAAAATCGGCAATGACTTTTTGAATCTACTAGTAAAGAAAGCCAGGGAGGGCGTGGAAGTTCGTCTGGTATTTGACCCTTGGGGTGGGCGAACCAATGTCCGATTTTTCAAACCGTTAAAAGAAGCTGGTGGAAAGGTAATCCCGTTTATTACCTCAAGAAACTTAATTCGAAAAACTCGTTTAAACTATCACTTGCACCGTAAAATTGTAGTAATCGACGGCGAAATTGGCTGGACGGGTGGTTTTAATGTGGGAGATCAGTACGTGGAAACCACAGAAAAGTTCGGTTATTGGCGCGATACTCATGCTAGGATTGTTGGAACAGCTTCTTTTTCTTTGCAAGAAATATTTATTCGTGATTGGAACGCTTCGATCAGAAATAAAGAAGATCTATTAGAGTATGAAGAACGCTATTTTGTGATTCCAACGCAAATTGATAATACAGACGTAACTATGCATGTTGTAGCAGATGGGCCTGAATCAACCGAACAAATCATCGAAGGCGGGTTTATAAAAATGATCGTGGCTGCTAAGGAAAGAATTTGGATCCAAACGCCTTATTTGATCCCAGATGATTCGATGTCAAGCGTGCTACAAATTGCGGTACGCTCTGGAGTTGACGTACGCATTATGATCCCGTGTATGCCAGACCATCCCTTTATTTATCGGGCTACACAATATTATGCTAATTTATTTCAAAGAATTGGCGTGAAAGTCTATATCTATAATGGTGGTTTTATCCATGCAAAAACCATGATTACAGATGATGCGATCGCAAGTTTCGGTACCACCAACCAAGATATTAGAAGTTATGATCTTAATTTTGAAGTGAGTGCTTTTGCTTATGATGAAAAGATAAATAGTGAATTAGCGTCGATTTTTGAAGATGACATGAAACATAGCACCTTGTTGACCAAAGATATGATTGATGAACAGTCTAATTGGTTAAAATTTAAACAAAATTTCTCACGTTTACTTTCTCCTATTCTCTAATTTGAGTGCTTTTTGTAAACCTTGTCGAGCTAAATGATCTGCGCCTTTGTTTTTTGCTTCTGGAATCCATTCAATAAGTAATGACGGAAATTTTGTTAATTTTTCTTGAATTTCTAATAAGTATTTTTTGAAATCTGGGTTCTTGGTGTAGTTTTTCTGGATCGTTTGCGCTAAAATTTTACTATCAGTGTAAACTAGAACAATTTGTGTATGAAGTTGTCGCTTGTATAATTCATCAAGCAGACGGCTAAAAACGACAAATTCTGCTTGATGGTTGGTTAACTGAGTAAGAGCAAATGATTCTTGTTCATAGAGGTCGTCACCTAAAAGTACGATGCCACCTCCGCTTGGTCCGGGGTTACCTTTGGTTGAAGCATCGATATACGATTTTATCACACATAAAACTCCTTCAAGTAGTATTCCAGTAATTTGATTATAATATACAAAGTCCTTAAATGGTAGATGAAAGGAGAGCAATTTGAAAAATTACAAAATCCGCTGGCAACCTGAACGTTCCTTGGCTATTATTTACTGGTCAATCACTTTTATCTTTTTATTTTTAAGTTTGACCTTTATTTTAGAACGAGCTGAAGTCCACTGGAAGAGCATGCTTTTTATCGTGATATTTCTAGTCCTTTTTTACTGCGGCTATCGTCGGTCTATTATTATTCATAAAAATGGCTTGCAAGTGAACTATGCTCGTTTTTGGAGAACAGATTATTTTACTTTTGATCAAATTAGATTGGTTGAAGTTTCTGGTAATTTGTTGACCATTAAGCTAAAAGAACAAACGTTAGAATTAAGATTAAATAAAAAACAAGTCAAATTATTCTTTTCCACATTACCAGAAGATGTTCCTATTCAGTCAACTTAACTAAAAAACGGTTATCGACAATGGGGTTTCATCTTGTAAAAACAAATGCAGAAAGAAGGTCGACTGATGTCATCAGATATAGAAATAGCACAACAAGCCAAGTTGGCTCCGATTGAACAAATTGCTGAAAAGTTAGGTATCCCACAAGATACCATTGAACTATATGGTAAATATAAAGCCAAGATTGCTTTATCAGAAAACGAAAAGTCTTCCTTGGGAAAACTAATTTTGGTTACTTCTATTAATCCAACACCAGCAGGTGAAGGTAAAACCACAGTATCAATCGGCTTGGCAGACGGATTAAATCAATTACATAAAAATGCTGTGCTAGCTTTAAGAGAACCTTCTTTAGGCCCTGTGATGGGATTAAAAGGAGGCGCAACAGGTGGCGGTCATTCACAAGTCTTACCTATGGAAGACATCAATTTACATTTTACAGGTGATATTCATGCGATTACAACTACCAATAATGCGCTTTCTGCTTTAATTGATAATCATATTCATCAAGGAAATGAGCTAGGCATTGATCCGCAACAAGTGATTTGGAAAAGATCATTAGATCTAAATGACCGCGAATTACGGCACACAGTAGTAGGACTAGGAAATAAAGCGCAAGGAGTTCCTCGCGAAGAAGGATTTGATATTACAGTAGCAAGTGAGATCATGGCCGTTTTATGCCTAGCTAGCGATTTGATGGATCTAAAAACGCGTTTAGCTAAAATTGTGATCGGCTATACTTATCAAAATGAACCAGTAACGGTCCGTGATTTGCAAGTGGAGGGCGCTTTGGCGCTCTTATTAAAAGACGCAATAAAGCCCAACTTAGTGCAGACTCTGGAACAAACGCCGGCCTTTATACATGGAGGACCTTTTGCTAATATTGCTCACGGCTGTAATAGTGTCACAGCGACTAAAACAGCTTTACGACTAGGTGATTATGCAGTAACCGAAGCTGGTTTTGGTGCTGATTTAGGTGCAGAAAAATTTCTCGATCTCAAAGTTCCTAATTTAGGTAAAGCACCAGATGTGGTTGTTATGGTAGCTACAGTGCGTGCTTTAAAAATGCACGGTGGGTTAGCTATTGATCAGTTAGCTAATGAAAATTTAGCTGCTTTAGAAAAAGGCTTTGCTAATCTAAAAAAACATATCAAAAATATGCAAAACTATGGGATGCCAGTGGTTGTAGCAATTAATGAATTTGCAGCAGATCGAGAAAGCGAATTTGCTTTGTTACAAGAATTGTGCCGA contains:
- a CDS encoding DEAD/DEAH box helicase, which produces MTFEPFTFQPFIYQALKESGFVQPTEVQEKLIPLIQKKRNIIGQSQTGSGKTHTFLLPLIDQIETDKKEVQVVITAPSRELAEQIYQAAKQIAAFAPNEIRVSKFVGGTDKQRQLEQLKHQQPHLVVGTPGRILDMANENALLIYKSKAFVVDEADMTLDLGFLPEVDQIAAKFADNIQMLVFSATIPERLRPFLKKYLTHPIIEEIKPQNLLSETIENWLISTKGKDRNQLIYQLLTIGQPYLAVVFANTKEHVDEISEFLQNQGLKVAKIHGGIPSRERKRVMRQIQHLDYQYVVATDLAARGIDIEGISHVINAELPRDLDFFIHRVGRTGRNQLKGTAITLYEPSDERAINDLEKLGIVFEPKEIKQDEIVATYDRNRRQKREKTEEELDPEMIGYVKKQKKKVKPGYKKKIKQEINKSNQEKRKLERRRQQRSAKKQKKDFNR
- a CDS encoding DNA-deoxyinosine glycosylase yields the protein MQTGLAPIYNEETEILILGSAPSVQSLEKQQYYGNKANRFWQVIFTALQVSDPIDYKKRLQVLLDHHIGLWDVYQTFERKGSMDHHFTQHDLNDFNELLKKTAIKTIVANGKIAYQEIIAHQLFSDLTIYSCLSTSGANNSRAKKRQKEWQQALTKTDTTYFGKDNWIKAAAFYLRYQVFVLEQKIEPHLEFDELANSNAFYFVIFAQKEPIATIRYEAYDHQTIYPDRFCVAKKARNRGVGTALLKAFEQKAITQGYQYSLLSAEKPVIPFYQKNGYKTITEEFLEDGIPCVKMKKFL
- a CDS encoding DUF7278 family profilin-like fold-containing protein, whose protein sequence is MNIFEALEWAQWKTLSLELKTQVMNQVLMYFVSPLKKVSDVTYQQFELDGVKCDTFECSIDGERFVLVPGNKAAILGWESGIQGIARNYWDQKPEQKTEAFDRIVKNYGLKTAEDWDIFVNESASPLRKRAIAPMLVQKRAQPVGTTYIGDLDIITGEFEGRSEDFAPIKHSFFDHFKQPQTFEESLYAEVPLEISEENQFYAFLSEKNEKYAIYTHENCHFHRLKEKMDEQLFDLLTEDQWEYAVSGATRKLFRWGNDIAEDDTYYGKQTAKKIRQANMFGLHFADDLSYWEVTNSMYLKSEKAEKVGHRLFDHLPLASYYRSRKILAEDEIMNLWDFRFRHAIIIQNN
- the alaS gene encoding alanine--tRNA ligase, which encodes MKNLSSSEVRQMFLDFFKSKGHSIEPSASLVPVDDPTLLWINSGVATLKKYFDGTIVPDNLRIANAQKSIRTNDIENVGRTARHQTMFEMLGNFSLGDYFKEEAIHWAWEFLTSPKWIGFDPEKLYVTVYPNDKEAKRIWQEEIGLSQDHIIEIEDNFWDIGAGPSGPDTEIFYDRGQKFNDLPEDDPENYPGGENERYLEIWNLVFSEFNHKPDDTYETLPNKNIDTGMGLERIVSVIQDAPTNFETDLFMPTIREIERISGEVKYGENSVTDISFRVIADHIRALSFAIADGALPSNEGRGYVLRRLLRRADMHGQKLGINQAFLYRLVTTVGKIMASYYPEVLQQQEFIEKVIKTEEERFYETINEGLAILNQLLEKEKNEQAQIINGADIFKLYDTYGFPVELTEEIAEEAGFEVDHAGFEREMSAQRQRARAARSNEQSMGIQSSLLTEIDVISQYVGYTTLEAQSELSLLIQDDEFVDHLDTGQAEAIFSQTPFYAEMGGQVADTGVIIDQNGETCAVVTDVQKAPKGQYLHQVKVKKSLQKGQSYTLKVDQARHNRIIKNHTATHLLHKALKEVLGSHTNQAGSLVAPEHLRFDFTYFGQITAKELREMERIVNEKIWEALPVTTIETDINTAKNMGAMALFGEKYGKEVRVVNVADWSIELCGGNHVKNTEDIGIFKIVSESGIGAGVRRIDAVTSKEAYQQFSEQEDELRKAADILKLPRINEVVNKTEQLQQEIQQLQQENEQLSSKIANQQAEDVFKEIKYAHDISYVAAQVNVKDMNQLRQLADQWKQQNISDVLVLATENNGKANLLTAVSPDTVDKGIKAGDLIKAIAPQVAGGGGGRADMAQAGGKKPEGIPQALEEAGRWLQG
- a CDS encoding cation diffusion facilitator family transporter, which translates into the protein MLERLVERIIKNKNKEEQRTKVGQLAGVLGLVSNVVLFLGKLLIGFIASSVSIMADAVNSLSDMISSVLTLIGFKIAAKPADKEHPYGHERFEYISGLAVSFVIIIVGVQFLQTSFNKILEPTDTIFSIRVFIVLLASIIIKIWQGKMYVGLAKKIDSQTLKASGKDSFNDIFTTGTVLLSALIEYLTNWRIDGFIGFILALYIIYTGIRMIKDFIDELLGSRPSDQEIQIMEARLANYPSILGYHDLLIHNYGPQSKFASVHIEVDACWSLTYAHQIIDMIEKDFQKNLDVDLVCHLDPVAIHDTQYLQVNEELTNILADLGEGLKMHDLRIKGNNTLQFDLVIPEGVTEDENQLLEEIRQLVIERIGNYHLDVRLDHNYLL
- the cls gene encoding cardiolipin synthase; translation: MDLRTDLTILYQIFLGLIFINTVVAFITVFRRPRSITSILAWMMTLVFVPGLGVILYAFCGRGIDRETVYLFSELHQKRIKEINEMIEENNKNYAPKTYPYEAVLLKKYFADMEESPLTRGNHVEFFTDGKEKFTHLFADIKKAVDSIHVEYYAFFDDKIGNDFLNLLVKKAREGVEVRLVFDPWGGRTNVRFFKPLKEAGGKVIPFITSRNLIRKTRLNYHLHRKIVVIDGEIGWTGGFNVGDQYVETTEKFGYWRDTHARIVGTASFSLQEIFIRDWNASIRNKEDLLEYEERYFVIPTQIDNTDVTMHVVADGPESTEQIIEGGFIKMIVAAKERIWIQTPYLIPDDSMSSVLQIAVRSGVDVRIMIPCMPDHPFIYRATQYYANLFQRIGVKVYIYNGGFIHAKTMITDDAIASFGTTNQDIRSYDLNFEVSAFAYDEKINSELASIFEDDMKHSTLLTKDMIDEQSNWLKFKQNFSRLLSPIL
- a CDS encoding ribonuclease HI family protein, with amino-acid sequence MIKSYIDASTKGNPGPSGGGIVLLGDDLYEQESFALTQLTNHQAEFVVFSRLLDELYKRQLHTQIVLVYTDSKILAQTIQKNYTKNPDFKKYLLEIQEKLTKFPSLLIEWIPEAKNKGADHLARQGLQKALKLENRRK
- a CDS encoding EbsA family protein, whose translation is MKNYKIRWQPERSLAIIYWSITFIFLFLSLTFILERAEVHWKSMLFIVIFLVLFYCGYRRSIIIHKNGLQVNYARFWRTDYFTFDQIRLVEVSGNLLTIKLKEQTLELRLNKKQVKLFFSTLPEDVPIQST
- a CDS encoding formate--tetrahydrofolate ligase, which gives rise to MSSDIEIAQQAKLAPIEQIAEKLGIPQDTIELYGKYKAKIALSENEKSSLGKLILVTSINPTPAGEGKTTVSIGLADGLNQLHKNAVLALREPSLGPVMGLKGGATGGGHSQVLPMEDINLHFTGDIHAITTTNNALSALIDNHIHQGNELGIDPQQVIWKRSLDLNDRELRHTVVGLGNKAQGVPREEGFDITVASEIMAVLCLASDLMDLKTRLAKIVIGYTYQNEPVTVRDLQVEGALALLLKDAIKPNLVQTLEQTPAFIHGGPFANIAHGCNSVTATKTALRLGDYAVTEAGFGADLGAEKFLDLKVPNLGKAPDVVVMVATVRALKMHGGLAIDQLANENLAALEKGFANLKKHIKNMQNYGMPVVVAINEFAADRESEFALLQELCRKEGVTAVRSSAWENGGVGAQELASTVVDVIAEKKADYQRLYLNRLPLEDKIKKIAQTIYGARDVSFEKKAKKQLKDFKELGWDQLPICIAKTQYSLSDDANLLGAPRDFDLTVREIMPKMGAGFLVVLTGNVLTMPGLPKRPAALDMDVDAAGNASGLF